A window from Gossypium raimondii isolate GPD5lz chromosome 7, ASM2569854v1, whole genome shotgun sequence encodes these proteins:
- the LOC105787485 gene encoding uncharacterized protein LOC105787485, which translates to MAGREVREYTNLSDPKDKRWGKGKDKLDDEDIAFQRMVAKMQEVAGERGGYLHGRGALDSDDLLYLKEQMEAEEDAERLLRRTEKRAFAAFKKAASLADSSPASFPLPLRVEPKPKSGIRQQDLLKKVVEVKPKRPKISSPSSSEPEGNQSNLQSQGQESNLEKKIGHCVSESNTAEKQNKVEKSTKSLLGLAYASSDDDDDDDDDD; encoded by the exons ATGGCAGGGAGAGAAGTTCGTGAGTACACCAATCTGAGCGACCCCAAAG ATAAAAGGTGGGGCAAAGGAAAGGACAAACTGGACGATGAAGATATTGCTTTCCAGCGTATGGTTGCCAAG ATGCAAGAGGTTGCTGGAGAACGTGGAGGCTACCTACATGGGCGAGGCG CTTTGGACAGTGATGATTTACTCTATCTCAAGGAGCAGATGGAAGCAGAGGAGGATGCTGAACGCCTCCTGCGCCGTACCGAGAAACGGGCATTTGCTGCATTTAAG AAAGCTGCAAGTTTAGCAGATTCCTCACCTGCATCCTTTCCTCTTCCCCTTCGAGTTGAACCCAAGCCAAAGAGTGGAATCag ACAGCAAGATTTGCTGAAAAAAGTTGTGGAAGTTAAACCGAAACGGCCCAAAATTTCATCCCCCTCGAGCTCTGAGCCTGAGGGGAATCAATCCAATTTACAATCTCAGGGGCAGGAGTCCAACCTTGAGAAGAAGATTGGGCATTGTGTTTCGGAATCAAATACAGCAGAAAAGCAGAATAAGGTGGAAAAGTCTACCAAATCCTTATTAGGCTTAGCCTATGCAAGttctgatgatgatgatgatgatgatgatgatgattga
- the LOC105787524 gene encoding FKBP12-interacting protein of 37 kDa — translation MASHAHLDDDDDFGGDFPGSHSARHSGNKRSFGDLEYDEDDIFGSKKGNSKVEETAPGVATGMILSLRESLQNCKDTLATCQTELETAKSEIQKWHSAFQNEPFIPAGIAPEPKLVMNYLQTLKSSEETLKEQLEKAKKKEAAFIVTFAKREQEIAELKSAVRDLKVQLKPPSMQARRLLLDPAIHEEFTRLKNLVEEKDKKVKELQENIAAVSFTPQSKMGKMLMAKCRTLQEENEEIGTQAEEGKMHELAMKLALQKSQNAELRSQFEALYKQMEGLTNDAERSNEMVFILQEKLEEKDDEINRLNLELQHKMLPTEDNNKTGIVSDTEKVKDEMITDETGNSS, via the exons ATGGCTTCTCACGCGCATCTCGATGAT GATGACGATTTTGGCGGTGACTTTCCTGGGAGTCATAGTGCAAGGCATTCAG GTAATAAAAGAAGTTTTGGTGATCTTGAGTACGATGAGGACGATATTTTTGGATCAAAAAAG GGCAATTCTAAAGTAGAAGAAACTGCCCCCGGTGTAGCAACAGGGATGATTTTGTCACTTCGTGAGAG CCTTCAGAATTGTAAGGACACCCTTGCAACGTGCCAA ACGGAGCTTGAAACTGCAAAATCAGAGATTCAGAAATGGCATTCTGCATTTCAGAATGAGCCCTTCATTCCAGCTGGAATAGCTCCTG AACCCAAGTTAGTAATGAATTATCTTCAAACTCTGAAATCCTCTGAGGAGACACTGAAGGAACAA CTAGAAAAAGCCAAGAAAAAAGAAGCTGCCTTTATTGTAACATTTGCAAAGCGTGAGCAGGAGATTGCTGAGTTGAAG TCAGCTGTTCGTGACTTGAAAGTTCAACTGAAGCCACCATCAATGCAG GCCAGAAGGTTACTACTAGATCCTGCCATTCATGAGGAATTTACTCGTTTAAAG AATTTGGTTGAGGAAAAGGACAAGAAAGTTAAAGAGCTGCAGGAAAATATTGCCGCTGTTAGTTTTACTCCTCAAAGCAAAATGGGAAAGATGCTGATGGCAAAGTGTAGAACATTGCAAGAGGAAAATGAGGAGATTGGTACTCAAGCAGAGGAAGGAAAG ATGCATGAATTGGCCATGAAACTGGCCttacaaaaatctcaaaatgCAGAACTTAGAAGTCAATTTGAAG CATTATACAAACAAATGGAGGGGCTGACAAATGATGCGGAAAGATCAAATGAAATg GTGTTTATCTTGCAAGAGAAATTAGAAGAGAAAGACGACGAGATTAATAGGCTTAATCTAGAGCTGCAGCACAAGATGCTGCCGACTGAAGACAATAACAAGACAGGTATAGTCTCTGATACTGAAAAGGTTAAAGATGAGATGATAACCGATGAAACTGGGAACAGTTCTTAA
- the LOC105787514 gene encoding aminoaldehyde dehydrogenase 1, peroxisomal produces the protein MAVQVPSRQLFIDGEWREPILKKRLPIINPATEEIIGNIPAATAEDVELAVAAARRALSRNKGKDWATAPGSARAKYLRAIAAKVTERKTELAKLEAIDCGKPLDEAVWDIEDVAGCFEYYADLAEGLDAKQKAPVSLPMETFKSYVLKEPIGVVGLITPWNYPLLMATWKVAPSLAAGCAAILKPSELASITCLELAEVCREVGLPPGVLNILTGLGPEAGAPLASHPDVDKIAFTGSSATGSKIMAAAAQMVKPVSLELGGKSPIIVFEDVDLDKAAEWTAFGCFWTNGQICSATSRLIVHENIVREFLDRLVKWTKNIKISDPFEEGCRLGPVVSGGQYEKVLKFISTAKSEGATILSGGVRPEHLKKGFFVEPTIITDVTTSMQIWREEVFGPVLCVKTFSTEEEALELANDTHYGLGAAVISNDLERCDRVSKNLQAGIVWVNCSQPCFCQAPWGGNKRSGFGRELGEWGLDNYLSVKQVTQYVSDEPWGWYRSPSKL, from the exons ATGGCGGTCCAAGTTCCGAGTCGACAATTATTCATCGATGGCGAGTGGAGAGAGCCCATTCTCAAGAAGCGACTCCCAATCATCAATCCTGCTACTGAAGAGATCATCG GTAACATTCCAGCAGCTACAGCTGAAGACGTGGAGCTTGCGGTGGCGGCTGCTCGGAGAGCTCTTTCTAGAAACAAAGGCAAGGATTGGGCTACCGCTCCTGGCTCTGCCCGTGCCAAGTATTTACGTGCCATCGCTGCTAAG GTAACAGAGAGAAAAACTGAGTTGGCTAAGCTTGAAGCAATTGATTGTGGGAAACCTCTTGATGAAGCAGTTTGGGACATT GAAGATGTTGCTGGATGTTTTGAGTACTATGCAGACCTTGCTGAAGGCTTAGATGCAAAGCAAAAGGCTCCTGTCTCTCTTCCTATGGAGACATTTAAGAGTTATGTGCTTAAGGAACCAATTGGGGTTGTTGGATTGATtactccatg GAATTACCCACTATTGATGGCTACATGGAAAGTAGCTCCTTCCTTGGCTGCTGGTTGTGCTGCAATACTGAAGCCTTCGGAGTTGGCATCTAT CACCTGCTTGGAGCTGGCTGAAGTGTGTAGGGAGGTCGGTCTTCCTCCTGGTGTCCTGAACATTCTGACTGGGCTGGGCCCTGAAGCTGGCGCTCCTTTGGCATCTCATCCAGATGTTGACAAG ATTGCCTTTACTGGAAGCAGTGCAACAGGGAGCAAGATAATGGCAGCAGCTGCTCAAATGGTGAAG CCTGTTTCTTTAGAGCTTGGTGGGAAAAGCCCAATTATTGTGTTTGAGGATGTTGACCTTGACAAAG CTGCTGAATGGACTGCATTTGGTTGCTTCTGGACAAATGGACAGATTTGCAGTGCAACATCCCGTCTTATTGTACAC GAAAACATTGTGAGAGAATTTCTGGACAGGCTTGTGAAATGGACTAAAAACATTAAGATTTCTGATCCCTTTGAAGAAGGATGCAGGCTTGGCCCCGTTGTTAGTGGAGGACAG TATGAGAAAGTATTGAAATTCATCTCAACTGCTAAGAGTGAAGGTGCTACCATTTTGAGTGGTGGAGTTCGTCCTGAG CATTTAAAGAAGGGATTTTTTGTTGAACCAACTATAATAACTGATGTGACAACTTCCATGCAAATCTGGAGAGAAGAAGTTTTTGGACCTGTTCTTTGTGTCAAGACATTTAGTACAGAAGAGGAAGCCCTTGAACTGGCAAATGACACCCA TTATGGTTTGGGTGCTGCCGTGATATCAAATGACCTGGAAAGATGTGATCGTGTAAGCAAG AATCTCCAAGCTGGAATTGTGTGGGTCAATTGTTCACAGCCATGCTTCTGTCAAGCTCCATGGGGAGGCAATAAACGCAGTGGCTTTGGGCGTGAACTCGGGGAATG GGGTCTCGACAATTACTTGAGTGTGAAGCAGGTCACGCAGTATGTCTCTGATGAACCATGGGGGTGGTATCGCTCGCCATCAAAGCTGTGA